The following coding sequences are from one Saccharomyces cerevisiae S288C chromosome X, complete sequence window:
- a CDS encoding gag protein (Retrotransposon TYA Gag gene co-transcribed with TYB Pol; translated as TYA or TYA-TYB polyprotein; Gag is a nucleocapsid protein that is the structural constituent of virus-like particles (VLPs); similar to retroviral Gag), protein MESQQLSQHSHISHGSACASVTSKEVHTNQDPLDVSASKTEECEKASTKANSQQTTTPASSAVPENPHHASPQPASVPPPQNGPYPQQCMMTQNQANPSGWSFYGHPSMIPYTPYQMSPMYFPPGPQSQFPQYPSSVGTPLSTPSPESGNTFTDSSSADSDMTSTKKYVRPPPMLTSPNDFPNWVKTYIKFLQNSNLGGIIPTVNGKPVRQITDDELTFLYNTFQIFAPSQFLPTWVKDILSVDYTDIMKILSKSIEKMQSDTQEANDIVTLANLQYNGSTPADAFETKVTNIIDRLNNNGIHINNKVACQLIMRGLSGEYKFLRYTRHRHLNMTVAELFLDIHAIYEEQQGSRNSKPNYRRNLSDEKNDSRSYTNTTKPKVIARNPQKTNNSKSKTARAHNVSTSNNSPSTDNDSISKSTTEPIQLNNKHDLHLRPGTY, encoded by the coding sequence atggaatcccaacaattatctcaacattcacATATTTCTCATGGTAGCGCCTGtgcttcggttacttctaaggaagtccacacaaatcaagatccgttagacgtttcagcttccaaaacagaagaatgTGAGAAGGCTTCCACTAAGGCTAACTCTCAACAGACAACAACACCTGCttcatcagctgttccagagaacccCCATCATGCCTCTCCTCAACCTgcttcagtaccacctCCACAGAATGGGCCGTACCCACAGCAGTGCATGATGACCCAAAACCAAGCCAATCCATCTGGTTGGTCATTTTACGGACACCCATCTATGATTCCGTATAcaccttatcaaatgtcgcctatgtactttccacctgggccacaatcacagtttccgcagtatccatcatcagttggaacGCCTCTGAGCACTCCATCACCTGAGTCAggtaatacatttactgattcatcctcagcggactctgatatgacatccactaaaaaatatgtcagaccaccaccaatgttaacctcacctaatgactttccaaattgggttaaaacatacatcaaatttttacaaaactcgaatctcggtggtattattccgACAGTAAACGGAAAACCCGTACGTCAGatcactgatgatgaactcaccttcttgtataacacttttcaaatatttgctcccTCTCAATTCCTACCTACCTGGGTCAAAGACATCCTATCCGTTGATTATAcggatatcatgaaaattctttccaaaagtattgaaaaaatgcaatctgATACCCAAGAGGCAAACGACATTGTGACCctggcaaatttgcaatataatggcagtacacctgcagatgcatttgaaacaaaagtcacaaacattatcgacagactgaacaataatggcattcatatcaataacaaggtcgcatgccaattaattatgagaggtctatctggcgaatataaatttttacgctaCACACGTCATCGAcatctaaatatgacagtcgctgaactgttcttagatatccatgctatttatgaagaacaacagggatcgagaaacagcaaacctaattacaggagaaatctgagtgatgagaagaatgattctcgcagctatacgaatacaaccaaacccaaagttatagctcggaatcctcaaaaaacaaataattcgaaatcgaaaacagcCAGGGCTCACAATGTATCCACATCTAATAACTCTCCCAGCACGGACAACGATTCcatcagtaaatcaactactgaaccgattcaattgaacaataagcaCGACCTTCACCTTAGGCCAGGAACTTACTGA
- the MDE1 gene encoding methylthioribulose 1-phosphate dehydratase MDE1 (5'-methylthioribulose-1-phosphate dehydratase; acts in the methionine salvage pathway; potential Smt3p sumoylation substrate; expression downregulated by caspofungin and deletion mutant is caspofungin resistant), with amino-acid sequence MSSQDVLIHSDDPCHPANLICTLCKQFFHNNWCTGTGGGISIKDPNTNYYYLAPSGVQKEKMIPEDLFVMDAQTLEYLRSPKLYKPSACTPLFLACYQKKNAGAIIHTHSQNAVICSLLFGDEFRIANIEQIKAIPSGKVDPVTKKPMALSFFDTLKIPIIENMAHEDELIDDLHKTFKDYPDTCAVIVRRHGIFVWGPTIDKAKIFNEAIDYLMELAIKMYQMGIPPDCGIGEEKKHLKMASP; translated from the coding sequence ATGTCTTCACAAGATGTTCTGATACATTCAGATGATCCGTGCCATCCAGCAAATCTCATTTGCACGCTATGCAAGCAGTTTTTTCATAATAATTGGTGCACCGGAACTGGAGGTGGgatttcaataaaagatCCTAACACgaattattattatctCGCCCCATCTGGGGTGCAGAAGGAGAAGATGATACCTGAGGATTTGTTTGTCATGGACGCTCAGACATTAGAGTATTTGCGCTCTCCCAAGCTTTACAAGCCAAGCGCATGTACTCCATTGTTCTTAGCGTGctaccaaaagaaaaatgcaGGTGCTATAATACATACACACTCCCAAAATGCTGTGATATGCTCCTTGCTATTTGGCGATGAGTTCAGGATTGCTAACATCGAACAAATCAAAGCAATTCCAAGCGGAAAGGTGGACCCTGTGACCAAGAAACCCATGGCGCTATCGTTTTTTGATACGCTGAAGATTCCCATCATTGAAAACATGGCGCATGAGGACGAGTTGATCGATGACTTGCACAAGACTTTTAAAGATTATCCAGACACATGCGCCGTAATTGTGAGGAGACATGGCATTTTTGTTTGGGGTCCGACAATCGATAAGgccaaaattttcaacGAAGCCATCGATTATTTGATGGAGCTGGCCATAAAGATGTACCAAATGGGGATTCCTCCCGACTGTGGCATTGGCGAAGAGAAGAAGCATCTGAAGATGGCCAGTCCGTGA
- the BNA1 gene encoding 3-hydroxyanthranilate 3,4-dioxygenase (3-hydroxyanthranilic acid dioxygenase; required for the de novo biosynthesis of NAD from tryptophan via kynurenine; expression regulated by Hst1p) — protein MFNTTPINIDKWLKENEGLLKPPVNNYCLHKGGFTVMIVGGPNERTGYHINPTPEWFYQKKGSMLLKVVDETDAEPKFIDIIINEGDSYLLPGNVPHSPVRFADTVGIVVEQDRPGGENDKIRWYCSHCRQVVHESELQMLDLGTQVKEAILDFENDVEKRTCFHCKTLNYARPQSN, from the coding sequence atgtttaaTACTACACCAATTAATATCGACAAATGGTTGAAGGAGAACGAAGGCCTTTTGAAACCACCGGTGAATAATTATTGCTTACATAAAGGGGGATTCACTGTGATGATTGTCGGTGGGCCTAATGAAAGAACCGGTTATCACATCAATCCAACTCCCGAATGGTtctatcaaaaaaaaggatcTATGCTTTTAAAGGTTGTGGATGAGACAGACGCTGAACCAAAGTTCATTgatatcatcatcaatgaAGGCGATTCATATTTATTGCCAGGAAATGTTCCTCACAGTCCTGTTCGGTTTGCTGATACTGTGGGTATTGTTGTGGAACAAGATAGGCCTGGGGGAGAAAACGATAAGATAAGGTGGTACTGTTCTCATTGTCGCCAAGTGGTCCACGAGAGTGAACTGCAAATGTTAGACTTAGGTACCCAAGTGAAAGAAGCCATtttagattttgaaaatgatgtcGAAAAGAGGACATGTTTCCATTGCAAGACGTTAAACTACGCACGCCCTCAATCTAATTAA
- a CDS encoding gag-pol fusion protein (Retrotransposon TYA Gag and TYB Pol genes; transcribed/translated as one unit; polyprotein is processed to make a nucleocapsid-like protein (Gag), reverse transcriptase (RT), protease (PR), and integrase (IN); similar to retroviral genes), whose translation MESQQLSQHSHISHGSACASVTSKEVHTNQDPLDVSASKTEECEKASTKANSQQTTTPASSAVPENPHHASPQPASVPPPQNGPYPQQCMMTQNQANPSGWSFYGHPSMIPYTPYQMSPMYFPPGPQSQFPQYPSSVGTPLSTPSPESGNTFTDSSSADSDMTSTKKYVRPPPMLTSPNDFPNWVKTYIKFLQNSNLGGIIPTVNGKPVRQITDDELTFLYNTFQIFAPSQFLPTWVKDILSVDYTDIMKILSKSIEKMQSDTQEANDIVTLANLQYNGSTPADAFETKVTNIIDRLNNNGIHINNKVACQLIMRGLSGEYKFLRYTRHRHLNMTVAELFLDIHAIYEEQQGSRNSKPNYRRNLSDEKNDSRSYTNTTKPKVIARNPQKTNNSKSKTARAHNVSTSNNSPSTDNDSISKSTTEPIQLNNKHDLHLGQELTESTVNHTNHSDDELPGHLLLDSGASRTLIRSAHHIHSASSNPDINVVDAQKRNIPINAIGDLQFHFQDNTKTSIKVLHTPNIAYDLLSLNELAAVDITACFTKNVLERSDGTVLAPIVQYGDFYWVSKRYLLPSNISVPTINNVHTSESTRKYPYPFIHRMLAHANAQTIRYSLKNNTITYFNESDVDWSSAIDYQCPDCLIGKSTKHRHIKGSRLKYQNSYEPFQYLHTDIFGPVHNLPKSAPSYFISFTDETTKFRWVYPLHDRREDSILDVFTTILAFIKNQFQASVLVIQMDRGSEYTNRTLHKFLEKNGITPCYTTTADSRAHGVAERLNRTLLDDCRTQLQCSGLPNHLWFSAIEFSTIVRNSLASPKSKKSARQHAGLAGLDISTLLPFGQPVIVNDHNPNSKIHPRGIPGYALHPSRNSYGYIIYLPSLKKTVDTTNYVILQGKESRLDQFNYDALTFDEDLNRLTASYQSFIASNEIQESNDLNIESDHDFQSDIELHPEQPRNVLSKAVSPTDSTPPSTHTEDSKRVSKTNIRAPREVDPNISESNILPSKKRSSTPQISNIESTGSGGMHKLNVPLLAPMSQSNTHESSHASKSKDFRHSDSYSENETNHTNVPISSTGGTNNKTVPQISDQETEKRIIHRSPSIDASPPENNSSHNIVPIKTPTTVSEQNTEESIIADLPLPDLPPESPTEFPDPFKELPPINSHQTNSSLGGIGDSNAYTTINSKKRSLEDNETEIKVSRDTWNTKNMRSLEPPRSKKRIHLIAAVKAVKSIKPIRTTLRYDEAITYNKDIKEKEKYIEAYHKEVNQLLKMKTWDTDEYYDRKEIDPKRVINSMFIFNKKRDGTHKARFVARGDIQHPDTYDTGMQSNTVHHYALMTSLSLALDNNYYITQLDISSAYLYADIKEELYIRPPPHLGMNDKLIRLKKSHYGLKQSGANWYETIKSYLIKQCGMEEVRGWSCVFKNSQVTICLFVDDMILFSKDLNANKKIITTLKKQYDTKIINLGESDNEIQYDILGLEIKYQRGKYMKLGMENSLTEKIPKLNVPLNPKGRKLSAPGQPGLYIDQDELEIDEDEYKEKVHEMQKLIGLASYVGYKFRFDLLYYINTLAQHILFPSRQVLDMTYELIQFMWDTRDKQLIWHKNKPTEPDNKLVAISDASYGNQPYYKSQIGNIFLLNGKVIGGKSTKASLTCTSTTEAEIHAISESVPLLNNLSYLIQELNKKPIIKGLLTDSRSTISIIKSTNEEKFRNRFFGTKAMRLRDEVSGNNLYVYYIETKKNIADVMTKPLPIKTFKLLTNKWIH comes from the exons atggaatcccaacaattatctcaacattcacATATTTCTCATGGTAGCGCCTGtgcttcggttacttctaaggaagtccacacaaatcaagatccgttagacgtttcagcttccaaaacagaagaatgTGAGAAGGCTTCCACTAAGGCTAACTCTCAACAGACAACAACACCTGCttcatcagctgttccagagaacccCCATCATGCCTCTCCTCAACCTgcttcagtaccacctCCACAGAATGGGCCGTACCCACAGCAGTGCATGATGACCCAAAACCAAGCCAATCCATCTGGTTGGTCATTTTACGGACACCCATCTATGATTCCGTATAcaccttatcaaatgtcgcctatgtactttccacctgggccacaatcacagtttccgcagtatccatcatcagttggaacGCCTCTGAGCACTCCATCACCTGAGTCAggtaatacatttactgattcatcctcagcggactctgatatgacatccactaaaaaatatgtcagaccaccaccaatgttaacctcacctaatgactttccaaattgggttaaaacatacatcaaatttttacaaaactcgaatctcggtggtattattccgACAGTAAACGGAAAACCCGTACGTCAGatcactgatgatgaactcaccttcttgtataacacttttcaaatatttgctcccTCTCAATTCCTACCTACCTGGGTCAAAGACATCCTATCCGTTGATTATAcggatatcatgaaaattctttccaaaagtattgaaaaaatgcaatctgATACCCAAGAGGCAAACGACATTGTGACCctggcaaatttgcaatataatggcagtacacctgcagatgcatttgaaacaaaagtcacaaacattatcgacagactgaacaataatggcattcatatcaataacaaggtcgcatgccaattaattatgagaggtctatctggcgaatataaatttttacgctaCACACGTCATCGAcatctaaatatgacagtcgctgaactgttcttagatatccatgctatttatgaagaacaacagggatcgagaaacagcaaacctaattacaggagaaatctgagtgatgagaagaatgattctcgcagctatacgaatacaaccaaacccaaagttatagctcggaatcctcaaaaaacaaataattcgaaatcgaaaacagcCAGGGCTCACAATGTATCCACATCTAATAACTCTCCCAGCACGGACAACGATTCcatcagtaaatcaactactgaaccgattcaattgaacaataagcaCGACCTTCAC TTAGGCCAGGAACTTACTGAATCTACGGTAAATCACACTaatcattctgatgatgaactccctggacacctccttctcgattcaggagcatcacgaacccttataagatctgctcatcacatacactcagcatcatctaatcctgacataaacgtagttgatgctcaaaaaagaaatataccaattaacgctattggtgacctacaatttcacttccaggacaacaccaaaacatcaataaaggtattgcacactcctaacatagcctatgacttactcagtttgaatgaattggctgcagtagatatcacagcatgctttaccaaaaacgtcTTAGAACGATCTGACGGCACTGTACTTGCACCTATCGTACAatatggagacttttactgggtatctaaaaggtacttgcttccatcaaatatctccgtacccaccatcaataatgtccatacaagtgaaagtacacgcaaatatccttatcctttcattcatcgaatgcttgcgcatgccaatgcacagacaattcgatactcacttaaaaataacaccatcacgtattttaacgaatcagatgtcgactggtctagtgctattgactatcaatgtcctgattgtttaatcggcaaaagcaccaaacacagacatatcaaaggttcacgactaaaataccaaaattcatacgaaccctttcaatacctacatactgacatatttggtccagttcacaacctaccaaaaagtgcaccatcctatttcatctcatttactgatgagacaacaaaattccgtTGGGTTTATCCATTACACGACCGTCGCGAGGACTCTATCCtcgatgtttttactaCGATACTAGCTTTTATTAAGAACCAGTTTCAGGCCAGTGTCTTGGTTATACAAATGGACCGTGGTTCTGAGTATACTAACAGAACTctccataaattccttgaaaaaaatggtataactccatgctatacaaccacaGCGGATTCCCGAGCACATGGAGTCGCTGAACGGCTCAACCGTACCTTATTAGATGACTGCCGTACTCAACTGCAATGTAGTGGTTTACCGAACCATTTATGGTTCTCTgcaatcgaattttctactattgtgagaaattcactagcttcacctaaaagcaaaaaatctgcaagacaacatgctggcttggcaggacttgatatcagtactttgttacctttcggtcaacctgttatcgtcaatgatcacaaccctaactccaaaatacatcctcgtggcaTCCCAGGTTACGCTCTACATCCGTCtcgaaactcttatggatatatcatctatcttccatccttaaagaagacagtagatacaactaactatgttattcttcagggcaaggaatccagattagatcaattcaattacgacgcactcactttcgatgaagacttAAACCGTTTAACTGCTTCATATCAATCGTTCATTGCGTCAAATGAGATCCAAGAATCCAATGATCTTAACATAGAATCTGACCATGACTTCCAATCTGACATTGAACTACATCCTGAGCAACCGAGAAAtgtcctttcaaaagctgtgagTCCAACCGATTCCACACCTCCGTCAACTCATACTGAAGATTCGAAACGTGTTTctaaaaccaatattcgcgcacccagagaagttgaccccaacatatctgaatctaatattcttccatcaaagaagagatctagcaccccccaaatttccaatatcgAGAGTACCGGTTCGGGTGGTATGcataaattaaatgttcctttacttGCTCCCATGTCCCAATCTAACACACATGAGTCGTCGCACGccagtaaatctaaagatttcagacacTCAGACTCGTACAGTGAAAATGAGACTAATCATACAAACGTACCAATATCCAGTACGGGTggtaccaacaacaaaactgtTCCGCAGATAAGTGACCAAGAGACtgagaaaaggattataCACCGTTCACCTTCAATCGATGCTTCTCCACcggaaaataattcatcgcACAATATTGTTCCTATCAAAACGCCAACTACTGTTTCTGAACAGAATACCGAGGAATCTATCATCGCTGATCTCCCACTCCCTGATCTACCTCCAGAATCTCCTACCGAATTCCCTGACCCATTTAAAGAACTCCCACCGATAAATTCTCATCaaactaattccagtttgggtggtattggtgactctaatgcctatactactatcaacagtaagaaaagatcattagaagataatgaaactgaaattaaggtatcacgagacacatggaatactaagaatatgcgtagtttagaacctccgagatcgaagaaacgaattcacctgattgcagctgtaaaagcagtaaaatcaatcaaaccaatacgGACAACCTTACGATACGATGAGGCAATCacctataataaagatattaaagaaaaagaaaaatatatcgaggcataccacaaagaagtcaatcaactgttgaagatgaaaacttgggACACTGACGAATAttatgacagaaaagaaatagaccctaaaagagtaataaactcaatgtttatcttcaacaagaaaCGTGACGGTACTCAtaaagctagatttgttgcaagaggtgaCATTCAGCATCCTGATACGTACGATACAGGTATGCAATCCAACACTGTACATCATTATGCGTTGATGACATCCCTGTCACTtgcattagacaataactactatattacacaattagacatatcttcggcatatttgtatgcagacatcaaagaagaattatacataagacctccaccacatttaggaatgaatgataagttgatacgtttgaagaaatcacattatggattgaaacaaagtggagCGAACTGGTacgaaactatcaaatcatacctgataaaacagtgtggtatggaagaagttcgtggatggtcatgcgtatttaagaatagtcaagtaacaatttgcttattcgttgatgatatgatattgttcagcaaagacttaaatgcaaataagaaaatcataacaacactcaagaaacaatacgatacaaagataataaatctgggtgaaagtgataacgaaattcagtacgacatacttggcttagaaatcaaatatcaaagaggtaaatacatgaaattaggtatggaaaactcattaactgagaaaatacccaaattaaacgtacctttgaatccaaaaggaagaaaacttagcgctccaggtcaaccaggtctttatatagaccaggatgaactagaaatagatgaagatgaatacaaagagaaggtacatgaaatgcaaaagttgattggtctagcttcatatgttggatataaatttagatttgacttactatactacatcaacacacttgctcaacatatactattcccctctaggcaagttttagacatgacatatgagttaatacaattcatgtgggacactagagataaacaactgatatggcacaaaaacaaacctaccgagccagataataaactagtCGCAATAAGCGATGCTTCATATGGTAACCAACCATATTACAAGTCACAAATTGGTAACATTTTCCTACTCAACGGAAAAGtgattggaggaaagtcgACAAAGGCTTCATTAACATGTACTTCAACTAcggaagcagaaatacacgcGATAAGTGAATCTGtcccattattaaataatctAAGTTACCTGATAcaagaacttaacaagaaaccaattattaaaGGCTTACTTACTGATAGTAGATCAACgatcagtataattaagtctacaaatgaagagaaatttagaaacagattttttggcacaaaggcaatgagacttagagatgaagtatcaggtaataatttatacgtatactacatcgagaccaagaagaacattgctgatgtgatgacaaaacctcttccgataaaaacatttaaactattaactaacaaatggattcattag